The Apis mellifera strain DH4 linkage group LG8, Amel_HAv3.1, whole genome shotgun sequence genome contains a region encoding:
- the LOC727015 gene encoding RWD domain-containing protein 2A, whose product MSTYEEISENLTAQVYELEALQSVYPKELVIGDHGVLAHINEFIKNPMNEVPQKLEYSIEISLNDGSIELLISLSSNYPKEKPEIYARSSFLNRSQQLLLNQSLNDILKQQKENEPCIYMLISWLQDNGENYLTESNKNKDKKLNNKNKNKEHEKPTNFSRYWIYSHHIYSKFKRKKVIDLAQENCLTGFCLAGKPGVICLEGALEDCVYCWQKIKSMNWQKILLQLEEREEDCENIDEMRKFSNFQEISFNSSGRHNDMGQLLKYLMEHTLQYAFKELFGISGKSTQL is encoded by the exons ATGTCCACGTATGAAGAAATAAGTGAAAATTTAACAGCTCAAGTTTACGAATTGGAAGCATTACAATCTGTTTATCCAAAAGAATTAGTAATTGGCGATCATGGAGTATTGGCTCATATTAATGAGTTCATTAAAAATCCTATGAACGAAGTGCctcaaaaattggaatattcaattgaaatttcattaaatgat GGatcaatagaattattaattagtttatCATCTAACTATCCTAAAGAGAAACCAGAGATTTATGCAAGAAGTTCCTTTCTCAATCGAAGCCAACAATTGCTTTTGAACCAATCATTAAACGATATTCTTAAGCAGCAAAAGGAGAATGAACCTTGcatttatatgttaatatcaTGGCTGCAGGATAATGGTGAAAATTATCTTacagaatctaataaaaataaagataaaaaacttaataataaaaacaagaacAAAGAACATGAGAAACCTACAAATTTTTCCAGATATTGGATTTATAGTcatcatatatatagtaaatttaaaagaaagaaagtaattgATTTAGCACAAGAAAATTGCCTTACAGGTTTTTGTTTGGCAGGAAAACCTGGAGTAATTTGTTTGGAAGGTGCTTTAGAAGATTGTGTTTATTGTTGGCAAAAG ataaaatcaatgaattggcagaaaatattattgcaattagaagagagagaggaagattgTGAAAACATTGATGAAATGCGTAAATTCagcaattttcaagaaatatcatttaatagtTCAGGACGTCATAATGATATGggtcaattattaaaatatttaatggaaCATACATTGCAATATGCATTTAAAGAATTGTTTGGTATTAGTGGTAAATCTACTCAactataa
- the LOC100578363 gene encoding uncharacterized protein LOC100578363: MYRSGINILNGFQDINKLNFEDVQDINFFSFQYEFETMWFVIILDTSKLSLYQINNGSFYNISDYFVRNGTQIIVNSCTYGALFIIQNQNGPILILSFTKILDKYYLQQIQDFELNNTTHLSIWNGINQLRLAIVSHSNISIYTWFNNYFDLMQIINISTKKVIPFQSKGFMYLAVTGSTTLIFKYFLKSNKFLIIQRLPSSQDVSYFQLNKQHFVEYFLILSMKSSIIIYKELHNRFVPFQQISFSKIIVPIISNKAIVVLTLHKDTIIAYQYDGWKFIKINTKLFGIIQYNLIILYGKELLLIKNKNNKWTLKQLLWIKKKSYKDLREEIKIWNINVKNKFQKITEEIPNFKLNFKILKSHIDQLQVHNINNYNLQTLKNASKQYNKLINKFQAQKIIINNKWHSKNLIVASLHAKKIQIKCKTNCKFNRLYVKKNHNFLFKLIIPKNKNQLLDFKELNIKEIKNWKCPFLSLAIKDIIIHKLINGISLNYLQKNALKIINDQEVFGKHIFINMKAINVSMPLNIATYFTNQEIRLKEIKVKQLNLTTGGILLPLNSLSTTVINFIKTPQLKIKNNISLKGKQTGKGSMRLGPVIDITKSMNLYNNFNLENVKIENLKSIDLITKTGSIKNTLSNAITLYDNVPISLILSSEKMKWSNITLHKPKKWITVNFQNISIISGKKHIYHNVQITKFSYDNLKFSLNKDLFLKDSKLCATFIFAPKIRTLFLTGNNITVQKLFSSHVFGNIGLYSINNSIVSFNPVLSEKKYCHNVIAKNIFALQLNNLNLTDLKKLINTWIEPNFLNTSISTINLTTNILRPPIQFYIELPKIIKNIIFEQNVLVNNINGINFSNFLLNTIKFNDMVSVQNITFRNGISTNDIYVSHLPFNLISAKEDLNLYKKRISGSIKINAINLPYIFKIIENKTLIDISIMGSVKFCYEPTIKNINNIKLKKLSSEIWMVTNTITTLHGRNMHFHDIMIKKYIALNNLTNILSFKMWKNNLKSILSKTKLQEIEFPASFNDIKISNIVSSNISTIKSSLSDFNNIFENSLLKNKDQEVKTKWIFNKLKISDTGNLYIKQTINNLYLKSDVMKHNSKENIVTGKKKVLALIVENLNGYNFNKWTANALMKTKKNIIIDGRKKFNIVTFNNIKMSRTLMGYAIEKVLRKSTNQIIYSQKTIQGFINASEFIINGLINDVNLTKLVHHQLKKNNPLQTIRTGIELHNNLNIIGNLTIKSAYEKSEMKIFDKNYSNAQTIIKRMKRFIRIAEIINIALQNRAMYINKLEIINDTIDAFNKSMIIQYNPVQCNSKKFSSYCISKYAKEFIFQTNIGNFILLQSIMMDEKEFIVLVKFNSISIYSFINIGNNFVHLKDLYFPNIMDAFVEQKWHGFGLWIILRLISQTLVLLYQPWGNIQQYILPVTDVFSINRSPNDQLLLLLSNGIWDLEGLASPRNIIEIPLKGRIETVVDRFNYYIKCISKNETTLMKARYV, encoded by the exons atgtatagaa gtggtattaatatacttaatgGATTTCAAGacatcaataaattaaattttgaagatgttcaagatataaattttttttcttttcaatatgaatttgaaacaatgtggtttgttataattttggaTACTtccaaattatctttatacCAAATAAAt aatggaAGTTTTTACAACATTAGTGATTATTTTGTACGAAATGGAAcacaaataattgtaaacaGTTGTACTTATGGAGccctttttataattcaaaatcaaaatggaCCAATACTTATCTTAAGTTTCACTAAAATTTTAGACAAATATTATCTGCAACAAATTcaagattttgaattaaataatacgacGCATTTATCGATATGGAATGGAATTAATCAATTACGCTTAGCCATTGTTtctcattcaaatatttcaatttatacttggtttaataattattttgatctaaTGCAGATCATTAATATTAGTACAAAAAAAGTAATTCCTTTTCAAAGTAAAGGATTCATGTATTTAGCAGTAACTGGGTCTACtacattgatttttaaatattttttaaaatccaataaatttttaattatacaaagatTACCATCAAGTCAAgatgtttcttattttcagTTAAATAAACAGCATtttgtggaatattttttaattttatcaatgaaatcttctattattatttataaggaaTTACACAATCGTTTTGTACCatttcaacaaatttcttttagcaaaattattgtaccaattatttcaaataaagctATTGTAGTCTTAACTTTACATAAAGACACCATAATAGCTTATCAATATGATGgttggaaatttataaaaataaatacaaaattatttggaattattcaatataatctaataatattatatggaaaagaattattattaattaaaaataaaaataataaatggacATTAAAACAACTactttggattaaaaaaaaatcttacaaaGATTtacgagaagaaataaaaatatggaatatcaATGTCAagaacaaatttcaaaaaataacagaagaaattccaaattttaagttaaattttaagattttgaaGAGTCATATTGATCAACTTCAAGTTCACAAT ataaataattataacttacaaacattaaaaaatgcatCAAAACagtacaataaattaatcaataaatttcaagcacaaaaaattattattaataataagtggcactctaaaaatttaattgttgctTCATTGcatgcaaaaaaaattcaaataaaatgtaaaacgaattgtaaattcaatcgattgtatgtaaaaaaaaatcataatttcctATTCAAGTTAATAataccaaaaaataaaaaccaattattggattttaaagaattaaatatcaaagaaataaaaaattggaaatgtcCATTTTTAAGTCTtgcaataaaagatattattattcataagttaattaatggaatatctttaaattatttacaaaaaaatgccctgaaaataattaatgatcaaGAAGTCTTTg gaaagcatatttttattaatatgaaggCAATAAATGTTTCTATGCCGTTAAATATTGCTActtattttacaaatcaagaaataagattaaaagaaataaaagttaaacaaTTAAACTTAACAACTGGTGGAATTTTATTGCCATTAAATAGTTTATCCACAacagttattaattttatcaaaacacctcaattaaaaataaagaataacatttctttaaaaggGAAACAAACTGGGAAAGGATCAATGAGATTAGGACCTGTAATAGATATTACTAAATCCatgaatttgtataataattttaatttagaaaatgttaaaattgaaaatttgaaatctataGATTTAATTACCAAAACGGGATCAATCAAAAATACTTTATCAAATGCAATAACTTTATATGATAATGTACcaatatctttaattctttcaagtgaaaaaatg aaatggaGCAATATTACATTGCATAAGCCTAAAAAATGGATTActgtgaattttcaaaatattagtattatatcaggaaagaaacatatttatcataatgtaCAGATAACAAAGTTTTCTTatgacaatttaaaattttcact gaataaggatttattcttaaaggattcaaaattatgtgccacttttatttttgcacCAAAAATtagaactttatttttaacaggGAATAATATTActgtacaaaaattattcagtTCGCACGTTTTTGGAAATATAGgtctatattctattaataattcaatagttTCTTTCAATCCTGTTTTatctgaaaagaaatattgtcaTAATGtcattgcaaaaaatatatttgcattacagctgaataatttaaatttaacag atttgaaaaaacttataaatacaTGGATTGAacctaattttcttaatacttCAATAAGTACAATAAACTTGACAACAAATATTCTTCGACCacctattcaattttatatagaattgcctaaaattataaaaaatataatatttgaacaaaatgttcttgtaaataatattaatggaataaatttcagCAATTTCTTGttgaatactataaaatttaatgatatggTATCTGtgcaaaatataacatttc gtAATGGTATCAGTACGAatgatatatatgtttctCATCTTCCATTCAATTTGATAAGTGCAAAAGAAGAtcttaatctttataaaaaaagaatttctggaagcataaaaataaatgcaataaatttaccatatatttttaaaatcattgaaaacaaaactctaattgatatttctattatgggatctgtaaaattttgttatgaaccaaccataaaaaatataaataatatcaaattaaaaaaattatcttcagaAATTTGGATGGTAACAAATACTATAACAACACTTCATGGAAGAAATATGCATTTTcatgatataatgataaaaaaatatattgctttaaat aatttaacaaatatattaagctTCAAAATGTggaagaataatttgaaatctattttaagTAAAACAAAGTTACAGGAAATAGAATTTCCTGCATCTTTTAATGATATCAAAATCTCTAACATTGtaagttcaaatatttcaactataaaatcttcattatcagatttcaataatatatttgaaaattctttgctaaaaaataaagatcaagAAGTGAAGACAAAAtggatattcaataaattaaaaatttcag ATACAGGAAACTtgtatataaaacaaacaattaataatctatatctTAAAAGTGATGTTATGAAACataattctaaagaaaatattgtaactggaaaaaaaaaagttttagcTTTGATAGTTGAGAATTTAAAtggttacaattttaataaatggacAGCTAATGCtttaatgaaaacaaaaaaaaatataatcatcgatggacgaaaaaaatttaatattgttacatttaacaatataaa aatGTCTAGAACTCTAATGGGCTATGCTATAGAAAAGGTATTAAGAAAATCTACAAATCAAATAATCTATAGCCAAAAAACAATTCAAGGTTTTATTAATGCATctgagtttattattaatggcTTAATAAATGATGTAAATTTGACTAAACTAGTAcatcatcaattaaaaaaaaataatccactTCAAACAATAAGAACAGGAATTGAGTTACataataacttaaatattattggaaatctTACAATCAAAAGTGCTTATGAAAAgtcagaaatgaaaatttttgacaaaaattaCTCAAATGCCCAAACCATTATTAAAAGgatgaaaagatttataaggattgcagaaataattaatatagctttacaaa ATAGagcaatgtatataaataaattggagaTTATAAATGACACTATTGAtgcttttaataaatctatgaTCATTCAGTATAATCCAGTACAatgtaattctaaaaaattttcttcatattgtATCAGTAAATATGCaaaggaatttatttttcaaacaaatatcGGCAATTTTATATTGCTACAGTCAATAATGATggatgaaaaagaattcattgtccttgtaaaatttaattccatatcgatatattcatttattaacataggaaataattttgttcatttaaaag atttatattttcccaACATAATGGATGCGTTTGTGGAACAAAAGTGGCATGGATTTGGATTATGGATTATTTTGCGATTGATCTCACAGACTCTAGTATTACTTTATCAACCATGGGGGAATAtacaacaatatattttgCCTGTTACAGACGTGTTTTCAATAAATAGATCTCCGAATGATCAACTTTTGTTATTACTATCAAATGGTATATGGGATCTTGAAGGATTAGCTAGTCCTCGTAATATCATTGAGATTCCCCTCAAAGGAAGAATAGAAACTGTTGTTGAtagattcaattattatataaagtgtatttcaaaaaatgaaacaacttTGATGAAAGCTCGATACGTATGA
- the LOC412041 gene encoding testis-specific serine/threonine-protein kinase 1, with protein sequence MTSLSQTSSEEAVLFARGYKFLKKLGEGAYAKVYLAEYKPESDPEKNSTLACKVIDTGVAPKDFVRKFLPRELDILVKLNHPHVVHVHSIFQRRTKYYIFMRYAENGDLLEFILKNGAVAEGQARVWFRQLALGLQYLHEMEIAHRDMKCENVLLTSNLNVKLADFGFARYVIDNRGKRVMSDTYCGSLSYAAPEILRASPYNPKIADLWSLGVILYILLNKSMPFDDTDIKRLYEQQTNRKWKFRSKIAETLSDQVKKLVARLLEPDVSKRWKMDQVINSEWIAMDPRLLILTPAEQAALNNAIQEKKKFEEKFSVKDPKLFKVEEKKKTNADPKAKPEDVTVIKKAARMTMSTTVATGPHLNNNKRNNNNTNN encoded by the exons ATGACGAGTTTGAGTCAGACTTCATCCGAGGAGGCAGTTTTATTCGCTCGCggttataaattcttaaaaaagcTGGGTGAAGGTGCTTACGCAAAG GTATATCTGGCAGAGTATAAACCGGAATCTGATCCAGAAAAAAATAGTACCTTGGCATGTAAGGTTATAGATACAGGAGTAGCACCTAAGGATTTTGTacgaaaatttcttcctcgagAACTTGATATCTTAGTGAAATTGAATCACCCTCATGTAGTGCATGTTCATAGCATATTTCAAAGACGTactaaatattacatttttatgcgTTATGCTGAAAATGGTGATCTCCTAGAATTCATTTTGAAGAATGGTGCGGTTGCAGAAGGACAGGCGCGCGTATGGTTTCGTCAACTTGCGCTTG gtCTTCAATATTTACATGAAATGGAGATCGCTCATAGAGATATGAAATGCGAAAATGTTCTTCTAACATCGAATCTTAATGTAAAACTTGCTGATTTCGGATTTGCTCGTTACGTAATAGATAATCGAGGTAAGCGTGTTATGAGCGATACCTATTGCGGTTCTTTATCCTATGCCGCCCCGGAGATCCTTCGTGCATCTCCATATAATCCCAAGATCGCAGATCTTTGGTCCCTCGGAGTCATCttgtatattctattaaataaatcgatgCCATTCGATGATACTGATATCAAACGATTATATGAGCAACAAACAAACCGTAAATGGAAGTTTCGCAGTAAGATTGCAGAAACTTTGAGCGATCAAGTGAAGAAATTGGTAGCTCGTCTCCTAGAACCTGATGTCTCAAAACGCTGGAAGATGGATCAAGTCATCAACAGTGAATGGATCGCTATGGATCCTAGACTTTTGATTCTTACACCCGCTGAACAAGCAGCTCTTAATAATGCAAtacaagagaagaaaaaattcgaagagaaattttctgtGAAAGATCCA aaaCTATTTaaagtagaagaaaagaaaaaaacaaatgcaGATCCCAAGGCAAAACCTGAAGATGTCACCGTAATTAAGAAAGCAGCAAGA ATGACGATGTCCACCACTGTTGCTACTGGAccgcatttaaataataataaacgtaataataataatactaataattag
- the LOC409326 gene encoding 40S ribosomal protein S2, which produces MADTAPAARGGFRGGFGSRGGGDRGGPRGRGRGGRGRGRGRGRGKEDSKEWIPVTKLGRLVRDGKIESLEHIYLFSLPIKEYEIIDKFLGVELKDEVLKIMPVQKQTRAGQRTRFKAFVAIGDYKGHIGLGVKCSKEVATAIRGAIILAKLSVVPVRRGYWGNKIGDPHTVPCKVTGKCGSVQVRLIPAPRGTGIVSAPVPKKLLQMAGIEDCYTSARGSTCTLGNFAKATYAAIAKTYAYLTPDLWHDQALRKAPYQEFADYLSKNHRVVGGQRPAEVV; this is translated from the exons ATGGCGGACACTGCTCCAGCCGCGCGTGGAGGTTTTCGTGGAGGATTTGGTTCTCGTGGAGGAGGTGATCGTGGAGGTCCAAGAGGTAGAGGTCGTGGAGGTAGAGGACGAGGTCGTGGTCGTGGACGTGGTAAAGAAGACAGTAAAGAATGGATTCCAGTGACTAAACTTGGACGTCTTGTTagagatggaaaaattgaatccTTGGaacatatttatcttttttctttaccaatcaaagaatatgaaattattgataaatttcttggTGTTGAATTGAAAGatgaagtattaaaaattatgcctGTACAAAAACAGACTAGAGCTGGTCAACGTACTCGTTTCAAg gcTTTTGTAGCTATTGGTGACTACAAAGGTCATATTGGTTTAGGCGTAAAATGTTCTAAGGAAGTAGCTACTGCTATCCGTGGTGCTATCATTTTGGCTAAACTTTCAGTTGTGCCAGTACGCCGTGGTTATTGGGGAAATAAAATTGGTGATCCTCATACAGTGCCCTGTAAAGTTACTGGCAAGTGTGGATCTGTTCAGGTGCGTCTAATTCCAGCACCAAGAGGTACAGGTATTGTTTCAGCTCCTGTGCCTAAAAAACTATTACAAATGGCTGGTATTGAGGATTGCTATACTTCGGCTAGAGGATCCACATGTACTCTTGGCAATTTTGCTAAGGCTACTTATGCTGCTATTGCCAAAACTTATGCATATTTAACACCAGATCTCTGGCATGATCAAGCATTAAGAAAAGCACCATATCAAGAATTCGCAGATTACTTATCTAAGAATCACAGAGTTGTGGGTGGACAGAGACCTGCTGAGGTTGTTTAA
- the LOC725633 gene encoding probable DNA-directed RNA polymerases I and III subunit RPAC2, whose translation MGRLAEVASEQSSEKCKTFVFMGEGYTLGNSLVSVISQNPNVEFCACFVNHPAEGNIYLRIQAKRGKAIDILKKGLEDFEKICDHTLESFNNAYDQFKTSKNTSIDST comes from the exons atggGTCGATTAGCAGag gtAGCTAGCGAACAATCATccgaaaaatgtaaaacttttgtatttatgGGTGAAGGTTATACTTTAGGAAATTCATTAGTCTCCGTAATTTcacaaaa tCCCAATGTAGAATTTTGTGCTTGTTTCGTTAACCATCCAGCAGAAGGAAATATATACTTAAGAATTCAagcaaaaagaggaaaagcAATAGACATATTAAAGAAAGGATtagaagattttgaaaaaatttgtgatCACACTTtagaaagttttaataatgcatatGATCAATTTAAGACTTCCAAAAATACATCTATAGATAgcacataa
- the LOC725669 gene encoding DNA ligase 1: MQKMSLKKIIFNISLSLKFQNINIRYYCSNKILESAEEKPIYLEETKDNSKLEEKRNKSRLSFADRNRLFEQKPYNEPIEWYHNTIKYKKRILGRYGMAALGVPAGLAWPTSEEIEEQKEYEKIAFPLSIQERLQKIKEEKKKKEEILKARQAQIANKMLGMEKLITQIKTKIAEKEAAELEAKERKERKIEEIRRQLIAEGTVSKHSLTEAITLAEKDEKKKKKELKKAKMLERQKRLAERLIQTQQQNENLEAENKNEADSKK, translated from the exons ATGCAGAAAatgtctttaaaaaaaataatctttaatatatcattgagtttaaaatttcaaaatatcaatataagatattattgttCAAATAAGATTCTTGAATCCGCTGAAGAAAAACCAATCTATttagaagaaacaaaagataattctaagttagaagaaaaaagaaataaatcaagatTATCATTTGCTGATAGAAATAGATTGTTTGAACAAAAACCTTACAATGAACCTATAGAATGGTATCATAATACAATTAAGTACAAGAAACGAATATTAGGAAGATATGGAATGGCAGCTTTAGGAGTACCTGCAGGATTGGCATGGCCTACATctgaagaaatagaagaacaaaaagaatatgaaaaaattgctTTTCCTTTAAGTATCCAAGAAAGATTGCaaaagattaaagaagaaaagaaaaagaaagaagagattttaaaagctag ACAAGCACAAATAGCTAATAAAATGTTAGGtatggaaaaattgataacacaaataaaaacaaaaattgctgAAAAAGAAGCAGCAGAATTAGAAGCTAAAGAACGAAAGGAacgtaaaattgaagaaatcagACGACAATTGATAGCTGAAGGAACTGTCTCCAAACATTCACTAACAGAGGCAATAACTTTAGCAGAAAaagatgagaaaaagaaaaagaaggaacttAAGAAAGCAAAGATGTTGGAGAGACAAAAAAGATTAGCAGAACGATTAATTCAAACACAACAGCAAAATGAAAATCTTGaagctgaaaataaaaatgaagctgattctaaaaaataa
- the LOC100576300 gene encoding uncharacterized protein LOC100576300, giving the protein MIGPSSGIGDVPEHELSDNQSRGGKKRIFEDLDIENFCEEVQNGHKRYQYQEIEAPMEMVASNQVINDTASLFSPLSAQEAVDECSVGRLEVLLVDGTNCTWTTVSELESQQSIADITASPSTSTSSSENRQEQVIQEVQIEETSYPIDCDYWEPVITVQSSNIQQNKPMPSGSNQQQQFDDQETGNLSWLLDFKLDPFIEAADEKSTVSLSKDIHNGNKARMNGRSYGSAYINDAKRSYNENGSLHQESNHNYSSLDNRNFASSRCNGPKKPPFTYTELIEHALRERGELTVSAIYQWISEHFPYYKSNDDRWKNSVRHNLSINPHFRKGSKAPHGAGHLWAIANRSGDSRPRQTINNSIINSSTKQISKNNIEIENLRKNVSQMNPIDEVEAATASITQQSNEEETENIINSVTLEHCAEEILSGIKKEVEVQYLVPMMVSNNESTHPNQQTQELHYPVKESDFLNPVSKEVVAEECGLISEGYLVTDLNPTALGLNMIEPEIITPENLFGEELSFQFYELSSPSQIQSA; this is encoded by the exons aTGATCGGGCCATCTTCTGGCATCGGTGATGTCCCAGAACACGAGTTATCAGATAACCAATCCCGTGGCGGAAAGAAGCGCATTTTCGAGGATCTGGACATCGAAAACTTTTGCGAAGAGGTTCAAAATGGTCATAAACGATATCAATACCAAGAAATCGAGGCTCCAATGGAAATGGTTGCCTCCAATCAAGTGATAAACGACACTGCATCCCTATTCTCACCGTTATCGGCTCAAGAAGCCGTGGATGAGTGTTCAGTCGGTCGATTGGAAGTCCTTCTCGTGGATGGCACTAATTGTACCTGGACAACCGTTTCAGAATTGGAATCGCAGCAAAGTATCGCTGATATTACGGCTTCACCATCTACATCTACTTCGTCGTCGGAAAATAGACAAGAACAGGTGATACAGGAGGTTCAAATCGAGGAAACGAGTTATCCCATTGATTGTGATTATTGGGAACCAGTTATCACAGTCCAATCATCCAATATACAACAAAATAAGCCCATGCCTTCTGGTAGTAATCAGCAACAACAGTTTGATGATCAAGAGACTGGAAATCTTTCCTGGTTGCtggattttaaattagatcctTTCATCGAAGCCGCAGACGAGAAATCCACTGTATCTTTATCCAAAGACATTCACAATG GAAACAAAGCAAGAATGAATGGACGTTCTTATGGATCTGCCTACATTAACGATGCTAAAAGGAGTTACAACGAGAATGGATCGTTGCATCAGGAatcaaatcataattattctaGCCTCGACAATAGAAATTTCGCGTCTTCCCGGTGTAATGGCCCAAAGAAACCGCCTTTCACATATACAGAGCTGATTGAACACGCACTGCGAGAAAGGGGAGAGCTTACGGTATCAGCTATTTACCAGTGGATCTC agAACATTTTCCATACTACAAAAGTAATGACGATCGTTGGAAAAACTCTGTTCGACACAATCTGTCCATAAATCCACACTTCAGGAAAGGATCAAAAGCACCACATGGAGCTGGACACTTATGGGCTATTGCAAATCGTTCTGGAGATTCGAGACCCAGACAAaccattaataattctatcattAATTCTTCTACGAAACAAATAAGCAAGAACAATATAGAGATCGAAAATCTAAGGAAAAATGTCAG tcAAATGAATCCAATAGATGAAGTAGAAGCAGCAACTGCCAGCATTACACAACAGTCTAATGAAGAAGAGActgagaatataataaattctgtaACATTAGAACATTGTGCTGAAGAAATTCTTAGtggtattaaaaaagaagtagaAGTACAATATCTTGTTCCCATGATGGTGTCCAATAACGAATCGACCCATCCCAATCAACAAACGCAAGAGCTTCATTATCCTGTGAAAGAGAGTg attttctcAATCCAGTATCAAAAGAAGTAGTCGCAGAAGAATGCGGACTAATAAGTGAAGGATATCTAGTTACAGACTTAAATCCTACTGCTTTGGGTCTAAACATGATTGAGCCAGAAATCATCACGCCTGAAAATCTTTTTGGGGAGGAATTAAGTTTTCAGTTTTATGAATTATCATCTCCATCACAAATTCAGTCTGCCTGA
- the LOC551962 gene encoding uncharacterized protein C6orf106 homolog → MNMDNVDQHLIHQFSCLGTTDKDDLVKQLQKLLAGSQLNETTAAFFLDMNNWNLQAAICSYFDFESPVQNKFPCMTLICDSTIGEGESIPPLTNFQKSWHIQNSGTETWPEGVCLQYIGGVQMGACTRVPVSSLGPAEITVISVDLQSPPYCGTFKSKWRMMVKSTETFFGDVIWVTITVSESGTLAITQQLHQLSTSSSNDTKMC, encoded by the exons ATGAACATGGACAACGTGGACCAGCATTTGATTCACCAGTTTAGTTGTCTAGGCACCACCGACAAGGACGATCTGGTGAAACAGCTGCAGAAGTTGCTGGCTGGTAGCCAGCTAAATGAAACTACTGCTGCATTCTTTCTGGATATGAATAATTG GAATCTCCAAGCAGCTATATGTAGTTATTTTGACTTTGAATCTCcagttcaaaataaatttccttgtATGACACTGATATGTGATAGCACTATTGGTGAAGGAGAATCAATACCACCACTcactaattttcaaaaatcttggCATATACAAAATAGTGGTACAGAAACATGGCCTGAAGGAGTTTGCTTACAATATATTGGAGGAGTACAAATGGGTGCATGTACAAGGGTACCAGTTTCATCTTTAGGTCCTGCAGAAATAACAGTAATAAGTGTGGATCTTCAAAGTCCTCCATATTGTGGtacatttaaaagtaaatggaGGATGATGGTAAAATCTACAGAAACCTTTTTTGGAG atgttATTTGGGTAACTATTACAGTAAGTGAAAGTGGTACTCTGGCCATTACTCAGCAATTACATCAATTAAGTACTTCATCATCTAATGATACAAAGATGTGCTAG